The genomic region ATGTGATACTTCATGTTAGGAGTCGAAGTAAAAGACAACGAAAGTGTTGATCGTGCAATAAATCGCTTTAAGAAACTGGTAACCCGTTCACGTGTTCTCAATGAATACAAAGATCGGCAGCAGTATACGAAGCCTTCTGTTGAGCGACGTGAAGCTTTGAAAAAAGCGAAACGTGAACAACGACGTCGCGAACGCGACAACTTCTAAACGAAGTGTAACGAATTCGAGCCCTCCGGTTTTACCTGAGGGCTTTTTTTATGGCTTCATGTAAGTAACGAATACCGCTTTTCTGCTTAGAGCCGGGCATCACCAATTCTTTATATCCTAATTTTTTGGCTTCTTTTTCACGTTGCTCCAAATGAGGAACCGTTCGCACTTCACCACCCAACCCTACTTCTCCGATAAACGCCATATGAGATGTAATTGGCTCATCCATGAGGCTCGATACCAAAGCACAGCATACACCTAAATCTCCCGCAGGGTCATTGAGCTTAAATCCTCCGGCAATGTTTAAGTACACATCATGATTGGAAAAATTTTTACCTACTCTTTTTTCTAAAACAGCAAGTAACAACGCCAACCGATTTCTGTCAAAACCATTGGCAGTACGCTGGGGCGATCCGTACGAAGATGGCGTAACTAAGGCCTGAACTTCAATCAACAGTGGCCGGGTCCCCTCCATGGTACAAACAACTGCATTTCCACTTACTCCGCTTGTTTTATCCGAAATAAATAATTCTGAGGGGTTAGAAACCTCAATGAGTCCATCTGACTTCATCTCAAAAACTCCTACTTCCTGCGCAGCGCCAAATCGGTTTTTCAAGCTTCTGAGTAATCGATACGTGTATTGCTTATCCCCTTCAAATTGAAGTACTGTATCAACCATGTGCTCCAAAACCCGGGGGCCTGCAATATCTCCTTCCTTTGTTACATGACCGATAACCAGTGTGGTTATATTTTTCTTTTTGGCCAGTTGCTGAAATAAAGCCGCGCATTCTTTTACCTGTTGAATGCTTCCAGGCATACTTGATAACTCGGTTCTGTATACCGTTTGAATGGAATCTACAATCAGTAAATCCGGTTGCATTTTTTGAGCTTCCGCAATAATGGAATCTACCTGAGTTTCATTATATATAAACAGTTTATCTGACTCCACGCCCAATCGGGCAGCGCGTTGTTTAATTTGTCCCGCAGACTCTTCACCTGCACAATACAGAATGGTTAGATCAGTATTTGCCTTGGCGATTTGAAGCGTAAGTGTACTTTTTCCTACCCCGGGCTCTCCGCCAATAAGCACATACGATCCCGGAAGAAATCCACCTCCCAACACCCTATCCAGTTCAGTAATATTACTTTTAAACCGGCTTTTTTCTGAGGTTTCAACCTCTTCTAATTTTTGGGGTGAAGCTGAGGCCTCCAGCCCTTCAACTTTAGCTTTATGGGCCGAAGATGATTTTTTGGAAATCGTTTTTTCAGTAAAGGTATTCCACTCGCCACAAGATGGGCAACTTCCATTCCATTTAGGAGAAATATATCCGCAATTTGAACACTCGTATTGAGTTTTCACTTTAGCCATATTAATTCTGATGTTGAATTTCTACAACTTTTTGATTGATATACCAGGTAGTTGCCATCATTCCCAGGCCAATACTAATATAGTAGCTTATAATCCTCCAAAGGAAAACAGCTAAGCCTATAAAACCTTCCCGGGTAATAAGTGGTCCTTGAAAAAGTACAAATAAGCCCTCTACTCCTCCACTTCCGCCCGGCGTTGGCACCACCAAAAAGGCAAGATTCATGGCCAAACTTCTGAGCACGGAAAGCACTTCAGGTGCGGGAAGTAAACTAAGTACAACTATTGTCGGAAGAGCAATTCGCGCCAGCCAGGACATAGTTGACAAACAAAATGCTTTCAATAAAAAACTTAGAGGTTTTTTTCTAAGCTGATGAGCATATTCTTCAAGGTTCTCCGCTTCAACTTCAATCTTATCACTCATTCTTCGCAATACGGGGAGTT from Gracilimonas sp. harbors:
- the radA gene encoding DNA repair protein RadA, with translation MAKVKTQYECSNCGYISPKWNGSCPSCGEWNTFTEKTISKKSSSAHKAKVEGLEASASPQKLEEVETSEKSRFKSNITELDRVLGGGFLPGSYVLIGGEPGVGKSTLTLQIAKANTDLTILYCAGEESAGQIKQRAARLGVESDKLFIYNETQVDSIIAEAQKMQPDLLIVDSIQTVYRTELSSMPGSIQQVKECAALFQQLAKKKNITTLVIGHVTKEGDIAGPRVLEHMVDTVLQFEGDKQYTYRLLRSLKNRFGAAQEVGVFEMKSDGLIEVSNPSELFISDKTSGVSGNAVVCTMEGTRPLLIEVQALVTPSSYGSPQRTANGFDRNRLALLLAVLEKRVGKNFSNHDVYLNIAGGFKLNDPAGDLGVCCALVSSLMDEPITSHMAFIGEVGLGGEVRTVPHLEQREKEAKKLGYKELVMPGSKQKSGIRYLHEAIKKALR
- the rpsU gene encoding 30S ribosomal protein S21, whose amino-acid sequence is MLGVEVKDNESVDRAINRFKKLVTRSRVLNEYKDRQQYTKPSVERREALKKAKREQRRRERDNF